From Carassius auratus strain Wakin chromosome 33, ASM336829v1, whole genome shotgun sequence, the proteins below share one genomic window:
- the LOC113052835 gene encoding fibroin heavy chain-like produces MTSQVYCLFGSVLLCLFGSLTITDATLGLSRIAKLVKLTDVLSHQRCSSDGRVSSEPGSMKPGQCPDPKNIPLSAKNCVHDGQCPATQKCCPTNSGHGCSEPRGQGAGQGQGAGQGQGSGQGAGQGQGSGQGAGQGQGSGQGQGSGQGAGQGQGSGQGAGQGQGSGQGAGQGQGSGQGAGQGQGSGQGAGQGAGQGQGSGQGAGQGQGSGQGAGQGQGSGQGAGQGQGSGQGAGQGQGSGQGAGQGQGSGQGAGQGSGQGVGQGSGYGQGSGYGQGTGSGQGVGQGSGYGQGSGYGQGSGSGQGVGQGSGYGQGSGYGQGSGSGQGSGYGQGIGQGSGYGQGSGYGQGSGSGQGSGYGQGSGYGQGSGSGQGVGQGSGYGQGSGSGQGSGYGQGIGQGSGL; encoded by the exons ATGACATCTCAAGTGTATTGCTTGTTTGGTTCGGTTTTATTGTGTCTGTTTGGAAGCTTGACCATAACCGATGCTACTCTAG GTTTGAGCCGTATTGCCAAGCTGGTGAAGCTGACGGACGTGCTGTCCCATCAAAGATGTTCTTCTGATGGTCGTGTTTCCAGTGAGCCTGGTTCAA TGAAACCAGGTCAATGTCCTGACCCAAAGAACATTCCACTGTCTGCTAAAAACTGTGtccatgatggccagtgtcctgccacaCAAAAATGTTGCCCAACCAACAGTGGCCATGGATGCAGTGAACCAAG gggccagggtgccggacagggccagggtgccggacagggccagggaagcggtcagggtgccggacagggccagggaagcggtcagggtgccggacagggccagggaagcggacagggccagggaagcggacagggcgccggacagggccagggaagcggacagggcgccggacagggccagggaagcggacagggcgccggacagggccagggaagcggtcagggcgccggacagggccagggaagcggacagggcgccggtcagggcgccggacagggccagggaagcggtcagggcgccggacagggccagggaagcggtcagggtgccggacagggccagggaagcggtcagggtgccggacagggccagggaagcggtcagggtgccggacagggccagggaagcggtcagggtgccggacagggccagggaagcggacagggcgccggacagg gtagtggacagggagttggtcagggaagcggctacggccagggaagcggctacggccagggaactggtagtggacagggagttggtcagggaagcggctacggtcagggaagcggctacggccagggatctggtagtggacagggagttggtcagggaagcggctacggtcagggaagcggctacggccagggatctggtagtggtcagggaagcggctacggtcagggaa ttggtcagggaagcggctacggtcagggaagcggctatggccagggatctggtagtggtcagggaagtggctacggtcagggaagtggctatggccagggatctggtagtggacagggagttggtcagggaagcggctacggccagggatctggtagtggtcagggaagcggctacggccagggaa ttggccagggaagcggtctgTGA